One Carassius carassius chromosome 20, fCarCar2.1, whole genome shotgun sequence DNA segment encodes these proteins:
- the ccl20a.3 gene encoding C-C motif chemokine 20a.3 produces the protein MMTRISATVIVLLVAALSVLCTDASALSCCRKYTKGKIPMAIIKGFSIQTMMRNCHIDAVILHTKGGRNICTDPSKPWVMDIIRKLRERVQVISRKHSKD, from the exons ATGATGACTCGCATTTCAGCTACAGTGATCGTGCTGTTGGTTGCAGCTCTCAGTGTACTCTGTACAGATGCTTCTGCTTTGT CATGTTGTAGGAAGTATACGAAAGGAAAGATACCAATGGCAATTATTAAAGGATTTTCCATTCAGACCATGATGAGAAACTGCCACATTGATGCTGTCAT ATTACACACAAAAGGAGGCAGGAACATTTGCACAGACCCCTCCAAACCCTGGGTGATGGACATTATCCGTAAACTGAG ggagagAGTGCAAGTAATCAGCAGAAAACATTCAAAGGACTAA
- the ccl20a.4 gene encoding monocyte chemotactic protein 1B translates to MMSRLVLTSSVLLLLLCVWVSLSQSSPVRCCTKYSSQPFPVLRLKDFTRQDATMTCNLEAVIFTTVKNRQVCANPDDLWVKNAMLHIQEKKGRSSNRSKTA, encoded by the exons ATGATGAGCAGACTCGTCCTGACGTCATctgtgctgctgctgttgctgtgtgTCTGGGTCAGCTTGAGTCAAAGCA GTCCGGTGAGGTGCTGTACCAAGTATTCATCACAGCCTTTTCCTGTCCTCCGACTGAAAGACTTCACCCGGCAGGACGCCACCATGACCTGCAATTTAGAGGCTGTCAT TTTCACTACGGTGAAGAACAGACAGGTCTGTGCCAACCCTGATGATCTATGGGTTAAGAACGCCATGTTGCATATCCA GGAAAAAAAAGGAAGATCATCAAATCGTTCTAAAACTGCCTAA